One Yimella lutea DNA window includes the following coding sequences:
- a CDS encoding arsenate reductase ArsC, with amino-acid sequence MTEAAERPSVLFVCVHNAGRSQMGAAYTHHLSGGAVEVRSAGSAPADSINPAVREAMLEDGIDISAEKPKVLTTEAVQASDVVITMGCGDTCPVFPGKQYLDWTLEDPAGQGVAAVRPIRDDIKRRVRALLRELGVDEASD; translated from the coding sequence ATGACCGAAGCTGCTGAGCGCCCCTCCGTCCTATTCGTGTGCGTGCACAACGCCGGACGATCCCAAATGGGAGCGGCCTACACCCACCACCTGTCCGGTGGCGCAGTCGAAGTCCGCTCCGCAGGTTCAGCTCCCGCTGACTCGATCAACCCAGCAGTCCGAGAAGCGATGCTTGAAGACGGCATCGACATCTCTGCCGAGAAGCCGAAAGTCCTGACCACTGAAGCGGTCCAGGCATCGGACGTGGTCATCACCATGGGCTGCGGCGACACCTGCCCCGTCTTCCCCGGCAAGCAATACCTCGACTGGACACTCGAAGACCCCGCCGGACAAGGCGTCGCAGCCGTCCGACCCATCCGCGACGACATCAAACGACGTGTACGGGCACTACTGCGCGAACTCGGAGTCGACGAAGCTTCCGACTGA
- a CDS encoding carboxylesterase family protein, with translation MSVPNTPVWTIPGGKVSGRGTPKVWQATGLPYASASRWGLPVPVPFSGRDFDAREPSPVCPQVSFPLIDEVLDDLEGRPRTDENCLNLSVTVPAGTSSDAALPVLVWIHGGSYVTGGGDLPIYDPTALVVEQRLIVVSINYRLGLFGYLRHGDAPGNLGLLDQRTALRWVHENIAVFGGDPQHVTVFGESAGGDSVAHLMIAEGTRGLFRRAIVMSAPLGLMSRRDRMYVAMARQVQDLAPDASVDEVLAATDRLQRMSLRYGLRAGMPFGPQYGIDPLPKERDVDDARRSAASIDLLIGHTDREAALFVPPRLGRLPLRPAVRERVVRRLTSRIYGTPARRFAQRHSAAGGHTGRYVLRSKPANGPLAGAHTTDLPLVFPGPAWDSIVRASGPAWHATSDEGRAMRTVLAEFARSGTLDERAHAPVFVHALRS, from the coding sequence CCCGGCGGCAAGGTCTCGGGTCGCGGCACCCCGAAGGTGTGGCAGGCGACCGGCCTTCCTTACGCGTCCGCCTCCCGGTGGGGTCTGCCCGTTCCCGTGCCGTTCTCCGGTCGGGATTTCGATGCACGTGAGCCGTCCCCGGTCTGTCCGCAGGTGTCGTTCCCGCTCATCGACGAAGTGCTGGACGATCTCGAGGGTCGACCGCGAACGGACGAGAACTGTCTCAACCTCTCGGTCACCGTCCCGGCCGGCACGAGCTCGGATGCCGCGCTGCCGGTGCTGGTGTGGATCCACGGCGGCTCCTATGTGACCGGTGGTGGCGACCTGCCCATCTACGACCCGACCGCCCTGGTCGTCGAGCAGCGGCTGATCGTGGTCAGCATCAACTATCGGCTCGGACTCTTCGGCTACCTGCGGCACGGCGACGCACCGGGCAATCTCGGTCTGCTCGATCAGCGCACCGCCCTTCGCTGGGTGCACGAGAACATCGCGGTCTTCGGCGGGGACCCGCAGCACGTCACCGTTTTCGGGGAGTCCGCCGGCGGCGACTCGGTCGCCCACCTGATGATCGCCGAGGGCACCCGGGGCCTTTTCCGTAGGGCGATCGTGATGAGCGCCCCGCTCGGTCTGATGAGCAGACGGGACCGGATGTACGTCGCGATGGCTCGCCAGGTGCAGGACCTTGCGCCGGACGCGTCTGTCGACGAGGTCCTGGCTGCCACCGACCGCTTGCAGCGGATGTCACTGCGTTACGGCTTGCGGGCCGGGATGCCGTTCGGCCCGCAGTACGGCATCGACCCGTTGCCGAAGGAGCGGGACGTGGACGATGCCCGGCGATCAGCGGCATCGATCGATCTGCTGATCGGCCACACCGATCGGGAAGCGGCGTTGTTCGTCCCGCCCCGGCTCGGACGCCTGCCGCTGCGGCCCGCGGTACGGGAGCGAGTCGTCCGGCGGCTTACCAGCCGCATCTACGGCACTCCGGCTCGCCGGTTCGCCCAGCGTCATTCGGCGGCCGGCGGCCACACAGGGCGGTACGTCCTGCGCTCGAAACCGGCCAACGGCCCGCTCGCCGGTGCGCACACCACGGATCTCCCGCTCGTCTTCCCCGGGCCGGCGTGGGATTCCATCGTTCGTGCGTCCGGCCCGGCGTGGCATGCAACCTCCGATGAAGGACGTGCGATGCGCACTGTGCTCGCCGAATTCGCGAGGAGCGGCACGCTCGACGAACGTGCACATGCACCCGTGTTCGTGCACGCACTGCGATCCTGA
- a CDS encoding MFS transporter yields the protein MVAASGRIERFVVRTSEVALSRVRGLFADTRPLRVPAYRRLWWTNIITLIGAQLTVVAVPAQIYKITGSSAYVGLTGLFGLIPLIVFGLYGGALADAMDRRKLLTITTIGLIATSALFFVQAAAQLDHVWLLLVLFAVQLAFFAVNQPTRSAIYPRLVPLEQLPAANSLNMTVMQFGAIAGPMVGGLLIPVLGYSWLYAADTITLFATLWAVVGLPAMPAIGQATKAGFRSVIEGFAYLRAHTVLLMSFVVDIIAMVFGMPRVLFPQIAHLDFGGPDGGGFAFALLFAAIPAGPVIGGVLSGWVSRVERQGLAVVVAIVVWGVAITVFGLAVAFGRGAAGLPLAIAVGALMVAGAADMASAAFRTTMLQEAATDDVRGRLQGVFTVVVAGGPRLADVAHGAAAVGLGTAWTAAGGGLLTVVLVMAVSLAAPVFVRYRVAR from the coding sequence GTGGTCGCTGCGAGTGGGAGGATCGAGCGCTTCGTCGTCCGTACCTCGGAGGTTGCCCTGTCCCGCGTCCGCGGCTTGTTCGCCGACACCCGTCCGCTGCGCGTCCCGGCTTACCGACGGCTGTGGTGGACCAACATCATCACGCTCATCGGCGCGCAACTGACTGTGGTCGCGGTGCCCGCGCAGATCTACAAGATCACCGGCAGCTCGGCATATGTCGGTCTCACCGGGCTGTTCGGCCTCATCCCGCTGATCGTCTTCGGTCTGTACGGCGGCGCCCTCGCCGATGCCATGGACCGGCGCAAACTGCTGACCATCACCACGATCGGCCTCATCGCGACCAGCGCGCTGTTCTTCGTGCAAGCCGCAGCACAGCTCGACCATGTCTGGTTGTTGCTGGTGCTGTTCGCCGTCCAACTGGCGTTCTTCGCGGTGAACCAGCCGACGCGCTCGGCGATCTACCCGCGACTGGTGCCGCTGGAACAGCTGCCCGCCGCGAACTCGCTCAACATGACGGTCATGCAGTTCGGTGCCATCGCCGGGCCGATGGTCGGCGGTCTGCTCATCCCGGTGCTCGGCTACTCCTGGCTCTACGCGGCCGACACCATCACCTTGTTCGCGACGCTGTGGGCCGTGGTCGGCCTGCCTGCCATGCCTGCGATCGGCCAGGCGACCAAGGCCGGTTTCCGTTCTGTCATCGAAGGATTCGCCTACCTGCGCGCGCACACGGTGTTGCTCATGTCGTTCGTCGTCGACATCATCGCCATGGTCTTCGGCATGCCCCGGGTGCTGTTCCCACAGATCGCGCACCTCGACTTCGGTGGCCCGGACGGTGGCGGGTTCGCCTTCGCGTTGCTGTTCGCCGCGATCCCGGCCGGTCCCGTCATCGGCGGGGTGCTGTCGGGCTGGGTGTCGCGCGTCGAGCGCCAAGGGCTGGCTGTGGTCGTGGCGATCGTCGTCTGGGGCGTCGCCATCACGGTGTTCGGCCTCGCGGTGGCCTTCGGCAGGGGAGCGGCCGGTCTACCGCTGGCGATCGCGGTCGGTGCCTTGATGGTGGCCGGCGCTGCCGACATGGCCTCCGCCGCATTCCGCACCACGATGCTGCAGGAGGCGGCCACCGATGATGTCCGTGGCCGCCTCCAAGGTGTGTTCACCGTCGTCGTCGCCGGTGGTCCCCGCTTGGCCGACGTCGCGCACGGTGCTGCCGCCGTCGGGCTGGGAACGGCGTGGACCGCCGCAGGCGGCGGTCTGTTGACCGTCGTCCTCGTGATGGCGGTGTCGCTGGCTGCTCCGGTGTTCGTGCGCTACCGGGTGGCACGTTGA